Proteins encoded together in one Orbaceae bacterium lpD01 window:
- a CDS encoding DUF1097 family protein — MHQSIFSALLIGLATAILVWLTNYLQLPLWIALIGMAIFFVAPEKTVAGLFATLLSGLIGLLIGVGLSKGIDYLPAFKYKQEIVIGVSSLLIYLLTRVPRLNYFSAALICFALLLMMPTHWMLVCQAMVLGILFGFIIKLLCWFVIKENVH, encoded by the coding sequence ATGCATCAATCGATATTCAGTGCGCTTTTGATTGGTCTGGCAACAGCGATCTTAGTCTGGCTGACAAATTATTTACAATTACCACTCTGGATAGCCCTTATTGGCATGGCGATATTTTTTGTTGCCCCGGAAAAAACTGTGGCTGGATTATTTGCAACGCTATTAAGTGGGCTCATTGGACTACTCATCGGTGTAGGACTCAGCAAAGGGATCGATTACCTGCCTGCCTTCAAATATAAACAAGAGATAGTCATCGGTGTAAGCTCCCTACTTATCTATCTTCTCACCCGAGTACCACGGCTCAATTATTTTTCCGCTGCATTGATTTGTTTTGCCTTGCTATTGATGATGCCCACTCACTGGATGCTGGTATGTCAGGCGATGGTGCTGGGCATTTTATTCGGCTTTATCATCAAATTGTTGTGTTGGTTTGTTATCAAAGAGAATGTACACTAA
- the trpA gene encoding tryptophan synthase subunit alpha, translating into MNQSSNQVNRYEQLFTKLIAQKEGAFVPFVTIGDPTPEQSYQIIETLISSGADALELGIPFSDPLADGPTIQEANLRAFASGINVDICFEILGRIREKHTDIPIGLLVYANLVFRRGIDQFYADCAKAGVDSVLIADVPLVESAPFRAAAIKHHIAPIFICPPNADDAVIKHIAQYGEGYTYLVSRAGVTGTENSAHKPLTQIINKLYQYGAPRPIQGFGISTPQQVKATIQAGAAGAIAGSATVKIIAANLDNPACMLSELHDFTQKMKQATR; encoded by the coding sequence ATGAATCAATCATCAAATCAGGTCAATCGTTATGAGCAACTATTCACCAAACTGATCGCCCAAAAAGAGGGTGCCTTTGTGCCGTTTGTCACTATCGGTGATCCAACACCTGAACAATCTTATCAGATTATCGAGACCCTGATTAGCAGTGGCGCTGATGCACTGGAGTTAGGTATCCCCTTCTCCGATCCACTGGCTGATGGTCCGACTATTCAAGAGGCTAATCTGCGCGCTTTTGCCAGTGGCATTAATGTTGATATCTGCTTTGAGATTTTAGGTCGTATTCGTGAGAAACATACCGATATTCCGATTGGCCTGTTAGTCTATGCTAATTTAGTCTTCCGCCGCGGCATCGATCAATTTTATGCTGATTGTGCTAAAGCTGGCGTGGATTCGGTGCTGATCGCGGATGTGCCGTTGGTCGAGTCGGCTCCCTTTAGAGCCGCGGCAATCAAACATCACATTGCGCCGATCTTTATCTGTCCACCCAATGCCGATGATGCCGTAATTAAGCACATTGCTCAGTATGGAGAAGGTTATACCTATCTTGTCTCGCGCGCCGGTGTGACGGGAACGGAAAATAGTGCACACAAGCCATTAACACAGATCATCAATAAATTATATCAATATGGCGCGCCGCGCCCTATTCAGGGCTTTGGTATCTCAACGCCGCAGCAAGTTAAAGCAACGATTCAGGCGGGCGCTGCTGGCGCTATTGCCGGTTCAGCCACGGTGAAGATTATTGCCGCCAATCTGGATAACCCTGCATGCATGTTATCTGAATTACACGATTTTACTCAGAAAATGAAGCAAGCGACGCGATAA
- the trpB gene encoding tryptophan synthase subunit beta codes for MMSKLNPYFGEFGGQYVPQILMPVLDELETAFLDAIADPSFQTELMDLLKNYAGRPTALTLCRNLTAGTNTKLYLKREDLVHGGAHKTNQVLGQALLAKRMGKTEIIAETGAGQHGVATALACALLGLKCRIYMGEKDVLRQAPNVFRMRLMGATVIPVTTGSATLKDACNEALRDWSGSYEKAHYLLGTAAGPHPFPTIVREFQQIISAETKQQILDREGRLPDAVIACVGGGSNAIGMFANFIEDNTVTLIGVEPGGHGIESGEHGASLKHGTLGIYFGMKSPMMQTAEGQIEESYSISAGLDFPSVGPQHAYLDSIGRAEYVSITDDEALDAFKALSINEGIIPALESSHALAYALKLIKQNPTKEQLLVVNLSGRGDKDIFTVYDILKARGEMV; via the coding sequence ATGATGTCAAAACTTAATCCCTATTTCGGTGAGTTCGGCGGACAATATGTCCCGCAGATCCTCATGCCAGTGCTCGATGAGCTGGAAACCGCTTTTCTCGACGCTATCGCCGACCCCAGCTTTCAAACCGAACTGATGGATCTACTTAAAAACTATGCCGGTCGGCCTACCGCCTTAACACTGTGTCGCAATCTAACCGCAGGCACAAACACCAAACTTTATTTAAAAAGAGAGGATTTAGTCCATGGTGGCGCCCATAAAACCAATCAAGTGCTTGGTCAGGCCTTGCTAGCCAAACGGATGGGTAAAACCGAAATTATCGCCGAAACAGGGGCAGGACAACATGGTGTGGCAACCGCGCTGGCCTGCGCCTTATTAGGCCTAAAATGCCGTATTTATATGGGTGAAAAAGATGTGCTGCGCCAGGCACCCAATGTTTTTCGAATGCGCCTGATGGGCGCAACCGTGATTCCAGTGACCACCGGCTCAGCCACACTCAAAGATGCCTGTAATGAAGCCTTACGCGACTGGTCCGGCAGCTATGAAAAAGCACACTATTTATTAGGTACCGCGGCAGGGCCACATCCATTCCCAACCATTGTGCGAGAATTTCAACAAATTATCAGTGCAGAAACGAAACAACAAATATTGGACAGAGAAGGCCGTTTACCAGACGCGGTGATCGCTTGCGTTGGTGGCGGTTCGAATGCGATTGGTATGTTTGCTAACTTTATTGAGGATAACACCGTTACACTGATTGGTGTTGAACCAGGTGGTCATGGTATTGAGAGCGGAGAACATGGCGCCTCACTCAAACATGGCACATTAGGTATCTATTTCGGTATGAAATCACCGATGATGCAGACCGCAGAAGGCCAAATTGAAGAGTCATACTCGATTTCAGCCGGCTTAGATTTCCCCTCTGTTGGTCCTCAGCATGCTTATCTCGATAGTATCGGCCGGGCAGAGTATGTCTCCATCACCGATGATGAAGCGTTAGATGCCTTTAAAGCCTTATCTATCAATGAGGGAATCATTCCAGCATTAGAGTCATCTCATGCACTGGCTTATGCCTTAAAGTTAATCAAACAAAATCCGACAAAAGAACAGCTCTTGGTCGTGAATCTTTCAGGCCGCGGAGATAAAGATATCTTTACGGTTTATGATATTTTAAAAGCACGAGGAGAGATGGTATGA
- the trpCF gene encoding bifunctional indole-3-glycerol-phosphate synthase TrpC/phosphoribosylanthranilate isomerase TrpF — MAINELSQAVTQSTVLTKIVQDKQIWLTQTKQQRPLATFQAHIIPSDRSFYTALKQPHSVFILECKKASPSKGLIRADFNPTDIANIYQHYAAAISVLTDEKYFQGRFEFITEVRQTVTQPVLCKDFIIDEYQIYLARYYQADAVLLMLSVLNDEQYIHLSQIAHSLNMGVLTEASTEAEVQRAIQLNARVIGINNRNLRDLSVDLARIKQLSPLIPKETIVISESGIYTHQQVLELSQFADGFLIGSALMSEDNIEIAIRRVIFGEHKICGLTRPTDALVSYQAGAVYGGLIFVATSPRAVTVEQAKQVISGAPRLNWVGVFRNEPIESIVSTVKDLSLFAVQLHGDEDKDYIARLHQVLPDHCQIWQAISIEKSVPSYENPLIARYIFDQGNGGTGKTFNWDLLKNQPLNRVILAGGITPDNAIKAIMTGCLGLDINSGVESSPGIKQAEKINQLFTALRSYPYYS, encoded by the coding sequence ATGGCAATTAATGAACTCAGTCAAGCTGTTACGCAGTCAACCGTACTGACTAAAATAGTACAAGATAAACAGATCTGGTTAACTCAGACAAAACAGCAGCGGCCCTTAGCCACATTTCAGGCGCACATTATACCCAGTGATCGCAGCTTTTATACCGCGCTAAAACAGCCCCATAGCGTTTTTATTCTGGAGTGTAAAAAAGCCTCTCCGTCCAAGGGATTGATTCGCGCTGATTTTAATCCAACTGATATCGCTAACATCTATCAACATTATGCGGCCGCCATTTCGGTGCTGACAGATGAGAAATATTTTCAGGGGCGCTTTGAATTTATTACTGAGGTTCGTCAAACCGTGACCCAACCGGTTTTATGCAAAGATTTTATTATCGATGAGTATCAAATTTACTTAGCGCGCTATTATCAGGCCGATGCTGTTTTATTAATGCTGTCTGTATTAAATGATGAACAGTATATTCACCTGAGTCAAATTGCCCATTCACTCAATATGGGCGTGCTGACTGAGGCCAGTACAGAAGCAGAAGTGCAGCGGGCAATTCAGCTCAATGCACGCGTGATCGGTATCAATAATCGTAATCTCCGTGATTTGAGTGTTGATTTAGCGCGCATCAAACAGCTATCCCCCCTGATTCCCAAAGAGACTATCGTCATCAGTGAATCCGGTATTTATACGCATCAGCAAGTCCTTGAGCTGAGCCAATTTGCTGATGGCTTTTTGATTGGTAGTGCACTGATGTCGGAAGATAATATTGAAATAGCCATCAGGCGCGTGATCTTCGGTGAGCATAAAATTTGCGGATTGACCCGTCCGACTGATGCACTGGTCAGTTATCAGGCTGGTGCGGTATATGGTGGACTGATTTTTGTTGCTACTTCGCCGCGAGCCGTCACTGTTGAGCAGGCTAAGCAAGTGATCTCTGGTGCCCCTCGCCTAAATTGGGTCGGTGTTTTTCGCAATGAACCCATTGAATCGATAGTGAGTACCGTCAAAGACTTATCTCTGTTTGCCGTGCAGCTGCACGGTGATGAAGATAAAGACTATATTGCCAGACTACACCAAGTTTTACCGGATCACTGCCAAATTTGGCAGGCAATCAGTATTGAAAAGTCAGTACCCAGCTATGAAAATCCGCTGATCGCTCGCTATATTTTTGATCAGGGTAACGGCGGAACCGGTAAAACCTTTAACTGGGATCTACTCAAAAACCAACCATTAAACCGTGTCATTCTGGCAGGTGGCATTACGCCGGACAATGCGATTAAGGCTATCATGACTGGCTGTTTGGGACTGGATATCAACTCAGGCGTTGAGTCTTCACCGGGTATAAAACAAGCAGAAAAGATTAACCAACTATTTACTGCCTTACGCAGTTATCCCTATTACTCATAA
- the trpD gene encoding bifunctional anthranilate synthase glutamate amidotransferase component TrpG/anthranilate phosphoribosyltransferase TrpD yields the protein MANILFLDNIDSFTYNIVDQLRCSGHHVTIYRNTVSADIIIDKLTQMHQPILFLSPGPGTPSQAGCMPTLLKRLKGQLPIIGICLGHQAIVESYGGTIVSAGDILHGKASLIEHDGQAMFNDLPNPLPVARYHSLKGENIPKTLTINAIFNDIVMAVRHDRDRVCSFQFHPESILTIQGVKLLEQTIEWALQSPSQAETEQNIHQAKSAEITETQAYHIQPILDKLYLGEALSQAESHALFELIIQGKLVPASLASAIISMKVRGEKPAEIAGAALALLKHADHFAAPDYAFADIVGTGGDGTQSINISTASAFVAAALGYPIAKHGNRGVSSKSGSSDVLSTLGIKLNMPAARSRQTLDELGVCFLFAQQYHTGFRHAAQIRQQLKTRTIFNILGPLINPAKPSRILLGVYHPSLIAPIAETLKMLNYTHALVVHGSGMDEVAIHGTTQVAELKQGNITYYTLSPADFGLPSYPLAEIQGGSPQQNGEMLKNILQGSGKPAHEAAIAINVAMVMRLFGEDNLPNNTQRAIAMMHSGQADKLLQALIARG from the coding sequence ATGGCAAATATCCTATTTCTCGATAATATCGACTCATTTACTTATAACATCGTTGATCAGCTGCGCTGCAGCGGTCATCATGTGACTATCTATCGCAATACTGTCTCAGCCGATATCATCATTGATAAATTGACTCAGATGCATCAGCCTATTCTATTTTTATCACCCGGTCCTGGTACGCCAAGTCAAGCGGGTTGTATGCCAACCTTACTAAAACGCCTAAAAGGTCAATTGCCGATTATCGGTATCTGTCTTGGTCACCAAGCGATTGTTGAATCTTATGGCGGCACGATTGTTTCAGCCGGTGATATTCTGCATGGTAAAGCTTCGCTTATCGAACACGATGGTCAAGCGATGTTTAATGATTTGCCCAATCCGCTACCCGTTGCACGTTATCACTCTCTTAAAGGTGAAAATATTCCCAAAACCCTGACGATCAATGCTATTTTTAATGATATTGTCATGGCGGTCAGACACGATCGAGATCGTGTTTGCAGTTTTCAATTTCATCCCGAATCGATTTTAACCATTCAGGGTGTCAAGCTTTTAGAACAGACCATCGAATGGGCATTACAATCCCCTTCTCAAGCGGAGACTGAACAAAATATTCACCAAGCTAAGTCAGCAGAAATAACAGAAACACAGGCCTATCATATTCAGCCAATACTCGATAAGCTCTATCTTGGTGAAGCACTGTCACAAGCTGAAAGTCATGCATTATTTGAACTAATTATCCAGGGTAAGTTAGTCCCTGCTTCACTGGCCAGTGCCATTATTAGTATGAAAGTCCGCGGCGAGAAACCAGCGGAAATCGCAGGCGCTGCCTTAGCCTTACTTAAACATGCTGATCACTTTGCCGCGCCGGATTATGCATTTGCCGATATTGTCGGCACCGGCGGGGACGGCACACAGAGTATCAATATCTCAACGGCCAGTGCTTTTGTTGCCGCCGCGTTAGGCTACCCTATCGCTAAACATGGTAATCGAGGCGTGTCGAGTAAATCAGGGTCATCCGATGTGTTATCCACCTTAGGTATTAAACTCAATATGCCAGCTGCGCGCTCACGTCAGACCCTAGACGAATTAGGTGTTTGTTTTCTATTTGCTCAGCAATATCATACGGGCTTTCGTCATGCCGCTCAGATACGCCAACAGCTCAAAACGCGCACAATTTTTAATATTCTTGGTCCATTAATTAATCCGGCTAAACCCAGCCGAATTCTACTCGGTGTCTATCATCCTTCATTGATTGCGCCAATTGCTGAAACCTTAAAAATGCTCAACTATACTCACGCCTTAGTGGTGCATGGCAGCGGCATGGATGAGGTGGCAATTCATGGTACAACGCAGGTAGCCGAGCTCAAACAGGGAAACATAACCTACTATACGCTTTCGCCAGCTGATTTTGGCTTACCCAGCTATCCGCTTGCGGAGATCCAGGGCGGCAGCCCTCAGCAGAACGGCGAGATGCTTAAAAATATCTTACAAGGCAGCGGCAAACCTGCTCATGAAGCCGCCATTGCCATCAACGTTGCCATGGTAATGCGACTATTTGGCGAAGATAATTTGCCTAACAATACTCAGCGGGCCATCGCGATGATGCACAGCGGTCAGGCCGATAAACTACTACAAGCACTCATTGCAAGGGGTTAA
- a CDS encoding anthranilate synthase component 1: MNKPTLKQITKPVTYHGDPTGIFNQLCHQKPATLLLESAEIDNKQNIKSLMIIDSALRLTALSNQVTIEALTENGKSLLTLIEKTLDKSIISARQANQLKLTYPVNSEILDEDSRLKNQSIFDALRMILSLVDIPANTDKDALFLGGLFAYDLVYNFEDLCQLPTTQHCPDYCFYLAETLLEINHQQQVSTLKSSLFTPNSSEQQRLAQRLSELSIALATPPCTIKTTVLDDIALTCNQSDEDFNTIVKKMQDNIAQGEIFQVVPSRRFQLHCPNSLAAYQRLKIQNPSPYMFYMQDSDFILFGASPESALKYTKETNQVEIYPIAGTRPRARQANGEIDYDLDSRLELDMRTDKKELAEHLMLVDLARNDLARICIPGSRYTKELLKVDRYSHVMHLVSKVVGQLRRDLDALYAYQATMNMGTLTGAPKVRAMQLIAEAEKVRRGSYGGAIGYFTAHGDLDTCIVIRSAYVENEIATVQAGAGVVLDSHPQSESDETYNKARAVIKAIAQAHGVTGAF, from the coding sequence ATGAATAAACCAACGTTAAAACAGATAACCAAACCCGTCACCTATCACGGTGACCCGACCGGTATCTTTAATCAACTCTGTCATCAGAAACCGGCAACCTTATTACTCGAATCAGCAGAGATAGACAACAAACAAAATATCAAAAGTTTGATGATTATTGATAGTGCGCTTCGCCTTACCGCCCTCAGTAATCAAGTCACGATTGAGGCGCTCACCGAGAATGGCAAGTCACTCTTAACTTTGATTGAAAAAACACTCGATAAATCAATAATATCAGCAAGACAAGCAAATCAACTCAAACTAACTTATCCTGTTAATAGTGAGATACTCGACGAAGATAGCCGGTTAAAAAATCAATCCATCTTTGACGCGCTGCGTATGATACTAAGTCTGGTGGATATTCCAGCCAATACCGATAAAGATGCACTATTTTTAGGCGGATTATTCGCGTATGATTTAGTCTATAATTTTGAAGATTTATGTCAGCTGCCGACTACCCAGCATTGTCCTGACTACTGTTTCTACCTTGCCGAAACCTTATTGGAGATTAATCATCAGCAGCAGGTATCAACACTTAAAAGTAGCTTATTTACGCCCAACTCGTCGGAACAGCAGAGATTGGCGCAACGCTTAAGCGAACTCAGTATCGCGTTAGCCACACCACCGTGCACGATTAAAACCACCGTCTTAGACGACATCGCATTGACCTGCAATCAAAGTGATGAGGATTTTAATACCATCGTAAAAAAAATGCAGGACAATATTGCCCAAGGTGAAATATTTCAAGTCGTCCCTTCCCGACGCTTTCAGTTACACTGCCCAAACAGCTTAGCGGCTTATCAAAGGCTTAAGATTCAAAATCCAAGTCCCTATATGTTCTATATGCAAGATAGTGATTTTATCTTATTCGGTGCTTCGCCGGAAAGTGCACTTAAATATACCAAAGAGACCAATCAAGTAGAAATATATCCGATTGCTGGGACCCGGCCACGCGCCAGACAAGCGAATGGTGAGATAGATTACGACCTTGATAGCCGTTTAGAGCTGGATATGCGTACCGATAAAAAAGAGCTTGCCGAACATTTGATGCTGGTCGATTTAGCTCGTAATGATTTAGCGCGAATCTGTATACCCGGTTCACGTTATACGAAAGAGCTACTCAAAGTCGACCGTTACTCACATGTGATGCATTTAGTCTCTAAAGTTGTTGGTCAATTACGCCGCGATTTGGATGCACTATATGCTTACCAGGCAACCATGAATATGGGTACTTTAACCGGAGCACCGAAAGTAAGAGCGATGCAATTAATCGCCGAAGCAGAAAAAGTAAGACGAGGTAGTTATGGCGGCGCTATTGGTTACTTTACTGCACATGGCGATCTTGATACCTGCATTGTAATCCGATCAGCCTATGTGGAAAATGAGATTGCCACAGTACAAGCCGGCGCAGGGGTCGTACTCGACTCACACCCGCAATCAGAATCAGATGAGACTTATAATAAAGCCAGAGCAGTGATTAAAGCAATTGCTCAGGCGCATGGCGTAACGGGAGCATTCTAA
- a CDS encoding amidohydrolase produces the protein MSKVLDHYKYLHTIPELGFAEHKTAAYISQQLKHAGYQVTDNVNGTTGIMAVYDSGKPGPTLALRADMDALGHIINGQHCAMHTCGHDAHSAMALTTAEEVMQQHLVKKGRIKFIFQPAEELGTGALALINGGVIDDVDMIIGLHLRPKDECPKGFASPAMYYSASTTITADFIGIPAHGARPHLGVNALDAASIAIQAVNTIHLNPALNYSAKATRCICDAGVTNAIPAKAHVCWDLRAPTNQAMTELKEKVLKSIDFAAQSVGATVDAAVTKEIPAAEINQEVTDIIALAIKDVLGEAGLKAPIHTPGGEDFFNYPRERAQVKAGFWGLGVDLLPGLHHPDMHFDTDALEIGVNVSKACVKRVLG, from the coding sequence ATGTCGAAAGTACTTGATCACTATAAATACTTACACACCATTCCTGAGTTAGGATTTGCAGAACATAAAACGGCCGCTTATATCAGCCAACAATTAAAACATGCCGGCTATCAGGTCACCGACAATGTGAATGGGACAACCGGTATTATGGCTGTTTATGATAGTGGAAAACCGGGCCCGACACTGGCTTTGCGCGCCGATATGGATGCATTAGGTCATATCATTAATGGCCAGCACTGTGCGATGCATACTTGTGGTCATGATGCCCACTCCGCCATGGCATTAACTACCGCCGAAGAGGTCATGCAACAACATCTGGTCAAAAAAGGGCGAATTAAATTTATCTTTCAGCCTGCTGAAGAGCTCGGTACCGGTGCACTGGCCTTAATTAATGGTGGCGTAATCGATGACGTTGATATGATTATTGGTTTGCACTTAAGACCAAAAGATGAATGTCCGAAGGGTTTTGCATCCCCCGCCATGTACTATTCAGCCTCAACTACGATAACGGCTGATTTTATCGGTATTCCTGCGCATGGTGCACGCCCACATTTAGGTGTGAATGCCCTTGATGCGGCATCTATCGCAATTCAAGCAGTTAACACCATTCATCTTAATCCAGCCTTAAATTATAGTGCTAAAGCCACCCGCTGCATCTGTGATGCCGGTGTGACTAATGCGATTCCAGCCAAAGCCCATGTCTGTTGGGATCTGAGAGCACCGACGAATCAGGCAATGACTGAATTAAAAGAGAAAGTTTTAAAATCAATCGATTTTGCGGCACAATCAGTCGGCGCCACCGTCGATGCGGCAGTGACCAAAGAGATTCCGGCGGCAGAAATCAATCAAGAAGTGACCGATATTATCGCCTTAGCGATCAAAGATGTGCTGGGTGAAGCGGGTCTAAAAGCACCGATCCACACACCAGGTGGCGAGGACTTTTTTAATTATCCACGTGAAAGAGCACAGGTAAAAGCCGGTTTCTGGGGACTGGGCGTTGATCTTTTGCCTGGTTTACACCATCCGGATATGCATTTTGATACGGATGCACTGGAGATTGGTGTGAATGTCTCAAAAGCCTGTGTGAAAAGAGTACTAGGCTAA
- a CDS encoding YjiG family protein: MSNSHKKETNNPFDIFVIGARKGFNIAINNLMPNVLMAYVIAYILNVLGLMELLGSVFSPLMSVFGLPGVAITVLLTAWLSASAGTGVAVSLFAHQQLGITDITILAPAIFLMGSQLQYMGRLLGVADVPKKYWPLLMLTSIFNAFIAMIIMRLIV, from the coding sequence ATGAGTAATAGCCATAAAAAAGAGACCAACAATCCGTTTGATATTTTTGTTATTGGTGCACGGAAAGGATTTAATATTGCCATCAATAATTTAATGCCTAATGTATTAATGGCTTATGTCATCGCTTATATTCTAAATGTATTAGGATTAATGGAACTGCTGGGTTCGGTCTTCTCACCCTTAATGTCGGTATTTGGTTTACCTGGTGTTGCCATTACGGTATTGCTGACCGCTTGGTTATCCGCTTCTGCAGGTACTGGTGTTGCGGTAAGCTTATTTGCTCATCAGCAGCTCGGTATTACCGACATCACTATTTTAGCGCCAGCCATCTTTTTAATGGGCTCACAACTACAATATATGGGTCGTTTGCTTGGCGTCGCCGATGTACCTAAAAAATATTGGCCACTATTGATGTTAACCAGTATTTTCAATGCCTTTATCGCCATGATTATCATGCGACTCATTGTGTAG
- a CDS encoding nucleoside recognition domain-containing protein, translating to MHNNNDKDQDQKVQIKVGIKAYIALICAILFFSGIFMNVQDMEWVKSFFHIDHPDKFKAFDFTSLGGQFGTMQHPEKNTFLGEGGLSAKAGFLFALSLIPTVMLALGVLEIFTHYGAIRAAHKLLTPLLKPILGLPGLTGLALITDLQSTDAGAALTKELYDQKQIGKKEVIIMGAWQYSGAGLINNYFAIGSAIFAWLTVPVVIPLLVMFILKFVGAAFVRMILNSLYKKDFTNE from the coding sequence ATGCATAATAATAACGACAAGGATCAAGACCAAAAGGTACAGATCAAAGTCGGCATAAAAGCTTATATTGCTTTAATTTGTGCGATTCTTTTTTTCTCGGGCATCTTTATGAATGTGCAAGATATGGAATGGGTAAAATCCTTTTTTCATATTGACCATCCGGATAAATTCAAAGCGTTTGATTTTACCTCGCTCGGTGGCCAATTTGGTACCATGCAACATCCTGAAAAAAATACCTTTTTAGGCGAAGGTGGTCTCAGCGCAAAAGCCGGTTTCTTATTCGCCTTATCGCTGATTCCAACCGTGATGCTAGCATTGGGTGTATTAGAAATATTTACCCATTATGGCGCGATTCGAGCCGCACATAAATTATTAACCCCACTATTAAAGCCTATTTTAGGTTTACCAGGTTTAACTGGTTTAGCACTGATTACTGATTTACAAAGTACTGATGCAGGAGCAGCTTTAACCAAAGAGCTCTATGACCAAAAACAGATCGGTAAAAAAGAGGTCATTATTATGGGCGCATGGCAATATTCAGGTGCTGGTCTGATTAATAACTATTTTGCTATCGGCTCGGCCATTTTTGCCTGGCTAACGGTACCGGTGGTGATCCCCTTATTGGTGATGTTCATTTTAAAATTCGTCGGTGCCGCCTTTGTGCGTATGATATTAAATAGTCTTTATAAGAAGGATTTCACGAATGAGTAA
- a CDS encoding glycosyltransferase family 2 protein, whose amino-acid sequence MKSISVSLVITTYNWPQALELVLMSVMQQSVLPNEVIIADDGSTVLTRDLIAKFQENFPVPLHHSWQDDDGFRAARSRNKAMAKATGNYIVIIDGDMILHHHFIRDHKKAAKPNQFIQGRRVILTEKLTKQTFDSKNIHFSVFSPDVKNKFNTISCRLLSPLVSCLFSKQSYRSIRSCNMAMWKQDVIKVNGFNEAFVGWGREDSEFALRMLNAGIKRKDLRLGGVAYHLYHREQTRNNLNNNDRLLEEAVKNQVTTCQHGLSEHL is encoded by the coding sequence ATGAAATCGATATCTGTCTCGCTGGTGATTACTACCTATAACTGGCCCCAAGCCTTAGAACTCGTCCTGATGTCAGTGATGCAGCAATCAGTGTTACCCAATGAGGTCATTATTGCTGATGATGGTTCAACGGTATTAACCCGCGATTTGATTGCTAAATTTCAGGAAAACTTCCCTGTGCCGCTACATCATAGCTGGCAAGATGATGATGGTTTTAGGGCGGCAAGATCACGTAATAAAGCCATGGCTAAAGCAACTGGTAACTACATTGTGATCATTGATGGTGATATGATTTTACATCACCATTTTATACGAGATCATAAAAAAGCCGCAAAGCCTAATCAGTTTATTCAAGGCCGACGCGTAATACTCACAGAAAAGCTCACTAAACAGACTTTTGATAGCAAAAATATCCATTTTTCAGTTTTTTCGCCTGATGTCAAAAATAAATTCAATACCATCAGCTGCCGCTTATTATCGCCATTAGTCTCTTGCCTGTTTTCTAAGCAATCTTATCGTTCAATAAGAAGTTGTAACATGGCAATGTGGAAACAAGATGTCATTAAAGTAAACGGTTTTAATGAAGCTTTTGTCGGTTGGGGGCGAGAAGATAGTGAATTTGCCTTGCGCATGCTTAATGCGGGGATCAAAAGAAAAGATTTACGATTAGGAGGAGTTGCTTACCATCTCTATCACCGCGAACAAACACGAAATAATCTGAATAATAATGATCGTTTACTTGAAGAAGCAGTAAAAAATCAGGTGACAACCTGCCAGCACGGTTTATCTGAACATCTATAG